One window of the Treponema sp. J25 genome contains the following:
- a CDS encoding SpoIIE family protein phosphatase, with the protein MHNTISLATATKPPQGLSPFDETTAPSAPHERPGPCLDELFIEVGYYQEKKHGQGAAGDVFLSKKTSDGHLISVLSDGLGSGIKAGVLATLTATMAMQFVAEDIPIQRAARIIMKTLPVCKERNISYATFTIVDIDGMNRVRIIEYDNPPYVLIRQSVECEPIKKMLLVHRRGVPKKSPPEPFTNARMYYSAFEALPGDRLIFFSDGIPQSGMGSAPFPLGWGNPAVHSYIQQEIAEKPDISARELAQHLVFRALLHDGYRAFDDITCGVIYFRKPRKLLVLSGPPIDSNRDRELADLFTRFPGKKIVCGGTTATIIGRELGRPVRVCLKDIDPEVPPASSMEGADLVTEGIITLGKVAELLEQGPRFDRFRANAALHLVEFLLDSDHIDFVVGTKINEAHQDPSMPVELEIRRNIVKRIASLLEERYLKKTTIRFI; encoded by the coding sequence ATGCATAATACAATTTCCCTGGCAACAGCCACAAAGCCCCCTCAGGGCCTTTCGCCTTTTGATGAAACGACCGCACCTTCCGCTCCCCACGAAAGACCTGGGCCCTGCCTGGACGAGCTCTTTATCGAGGTTGGGTATTATCAAGAAAAGAAACATGGCCAGGGGGCCGCGGGGGATGTATTCCTTTCTAAAAAAACAAGCGATGGGCACCTTATTTCGGTGCTGTCCGACGGGCTTGGTTCGGGGATAAAGGCAGGGGTCCTGGCCACCCTTACCGCCACGATGGCAATGCAATTTGTGGCGGAGGATATCCCTATCCAGCGGGCGGCCCGGATCATCATGAAAACCCTGCCGGTATGTAAAGAACGGAACATTAGTTACGCTACCTTTACCATCGTGGATATCGATGGGATGAACCGGGTGCGAATCATAGAATACGATAATCCCCCCTACGTACTGATTCGACAGTCCGTGGAATGTGAGCCGATAAAAAAGATGCTCCTGGTTCATCGCCGGGGCGTACCCAAGAAATCACCCCCTGAACCGTTTACCAATGCCCGGATGTACTATTCGGCGTTTGAAGCCCTGCCGGGGGATCGGCTCATCTTCTTTTCGGATGGCATCCCCCAATCGGGCATGGGGAGTGCCCCCTTCCCCCTTGGATGGGGGAACCCCGCCGTCCATAGCTATATCCAGCAGGAAATAGCAGAAAAGCCTGACATTTCCGCCCGGGAGCTTGCCCAACACCTGGTGTTTCGGGCCCTTTTGCACGATGGATACCGGGCCTTTGATGATATCACCTGCGGCGTTATTTATTTTAGAAAGCCCCGGAAACTTTTAGTGCTTTCCGGGCCTCCCATCGATTCCAACCGGGACCGGGAACTAGCAGACCTGTTTACCCGCTTCCCCGGTAAAAAAATAGTCTGCGGAGGAACCACCGCTACCATTATCGGGCGAGAACTCGGACGACCGGTTCGGGTGTGTCTAAAGGATATCGACCCCGAGGTTCCCCCTGCATCATCCATGGAAGGGGCCGATCTGGTTACCGAAGGGATTATCACCCTGGGGAAAGTGGCGGAGCTCTTAGAACAGGGGCCACGGTTTGATCGATTTCGAGCCAATGCAGCGCTTCACCTGGTAGAGTTCCTTCTGGACTCGGACCACATCGACTTTGTGGTAGGCACCAAGATTAACGAAGCCCACCAGGACCCCAGCATGCCGGTGGAATTAGAAATCCGGCGAAACATCGTAAAGCGTATAGCATCCTTGCTCGAAGAACGGTATCTTAAGAAAACGACCATACGATTCATATGA
- a CDS encoding glutamate synthase-related protein has protein sequence MIEWPKSNDVLGTVNRGTPAESGLCTLCRADCKGKCETWLSSLVGRKLLYPRDYGLTTAGANHVTALGVGYHSLRIQGYLYGTKGMPSGLSKTADDAIFPNVNIETSFGNEIKTKCRMPIMTGALGSTFIAADYWDSFAVGSALVGIPIVVGENVVGIDKKAVIENGKIKVAPELDRRINIYKRYYQGYGAIIIQMNVEDTRNGVAQYVIEKYGNDAIIELKWGQGAKDIGGEIQVKDIEYARFLKDRGYIVDPDPYDPVVVKAYESRAIKSFARHSRLGYTDQNNPEQVREAFMEAVAYLRKIGFKRISLKTGAYGMEALAMAIKFATDAKLDLLTIDGSGGGTGMSPWNMMQHWGIPSIILHAKAYEYCAILAQAGHKVPDIAFAGGFAREDHLFKALALGAPFTKMVCMGRAMMIPGFLGTNIQGVFQPERRAEIKGHWEELPESVKLVGQYPEEIFAGWEAVKNIVGAEEMKNIPYGAIAMYGYADKLACGLQQLMAGARKFNLASISRDDIVAANRETADETGITYMADAQDEAARRILKG, from the coding sequence ATGATTGAATGGCCAAAATCGAACGATGTCCTCGGGACAGTAAATCGGGGTACCCCTGCAGAATCAGGGCTCTGTACCCTCTGTCGGGCCGATTGTAAAGGGAAGTGTGAAACCTGGCTTTCCAGCCTCGTGGGCCGAAAGCTTTTGTATCCCCGGGATTATGGATTAACCACAGCCGGGGCAAACCACGTCACTGCCTTAGGGGTGGGTTACCATTCCCTGCGAATTCAGGGGTACCTGTATGGAACTAAGGGAATGCCCTCGGGACTTTCCAAAACCGCCGACGATGCGATTTTCCCGAACGTAAATATTGAAACCTCCTTTGGGAACGAGATTAAGACCAAATGCCGCATGCCCATCATGACGGGAGCCCTGGGTTCCACCTTTATTGCCGCCGATTACTGGGATTCCTTTGCGGTAGGGTCCGCCCTGGTGGGGATCCCCATTGTGGTAGGCGAGAACGTGGTGGGAATCGATAAAAAGGCGGTCATAGAAAATGGCAAGATCAAGGTAGCCCCTGAACTTGACCGACGAATAAACATCTACAAGCGATACTATCAGGGCTATGGGGCCATCATCATCCAGATGAACGTGGAAGACACCCGCAACGGGGTAGCCCAATATGTCATCGAAAAATACGGGAACGACGCTATCATCGAACTGAAATGGGGACAGGGAGCCAAAGACATCGGCGGGGAAATTCAGGTAAAGGACATTGAATATGCCCGGTTCCTCAAAGATCGGGGGTATATCGTCGATCCCGATCCGTATGATCCGGTGGTAGTAAAGGCCTACGAGAGTCGGGCGATTAAATCCTTTGCTCGCCACAGCCGGCTAGGATATACCGACCAGAACAATCCCGAACAGGTACGGGAAGCCTTTATGGAAGCGGTGGCTTACCTCCGAAAAATCGGCTTTAAGCGCATCTCCCTTAAAACCGGCGCCTACGGCATGGAAGCCCTGGCCATGGCGATTAAGTTCGCCACCGACGCAAAACTCGATCTCCTTACCATCGATGGTTCCGGTGGCGGTACTGGCATGAGCCCCTGGAACATGATGCAACACTGGGGAATACCTTCCATCATCCTTCATGCCAAGGCCTATGAATACTGTGCTATCCTTGCCCAGGCGGGACACAAAGTGCCGGATATCGCCTTTGCCGGCGGCTTTGCCCGGGAAGACCACCTCTTTAAAGCCCTTGCTCTGGGAGCGCCATTCACCAAGATGGTCTGTATGGGTCGGGCCATGATGATCCCCGGATTCCTGGGAACCAATATCCAGGGAGTCTTCCAGCCCGAACGGCGGGCAGAAATCAAGGGGCACTGGGAAGAACTGCCCGAATCGGTAAAACTCGTCGGTCAGTACCCCGAAGAAATTTTCGCCGGCTGGGAAGCCGTAAAGAACATCGTAGGGGCCGAAGAAATGAAGAACATCCCCTATGGCGCCATTGCCATGTATGGCTATGCGGACAAACTCGCCTGCGGTCTCCAGCAGCTTATGGCGGGGGCCCGAAAATTCAACCTGGCATCCATCAGCCGGGACGACATCGTAGCGGCTAACCGCGAAACCGCCGATGAAACAGGGATCACCTACATGGCGGACGCCCAGGATGAAGCGGCCCGGAGAATATTGAAAGGCTAA
- a CDS encoding [Fe-Fe] hydrogenase large subunit C-terminal domain-containing protein produces the protein MDILNPVYTEKAECQDCYKCVRECTVKAIKVEGGRATIIKDLCVLCGHCVEVCPVGAKRVRNDLPRLEYLLQSGKRVIASLAPSFVTEFPEYTPAQLVAALKKLGFWGVSETARGADLVARQMVTLLEQTQREKNSGAPPILISSACPTVVEYIQKYRPSYAPSIARCDSPLLAHCQELKTLYGEDVLVAFIGPCISKKAEADTFKELLEIAIDFTDLRHWLEEEHVFPHLLGKAPEDTPFLPGCAGPGLLYPQEGGMIEAILAHGGDPAIHYMSFCGMDAIDDALEELEKAPLSRPVFLELLACPGGCINGPRTRNRRGIVRKRLLISSYRTTRLGNSITAGGKSLPFSLERRWTIPTVSRPEFSEEAIQRALRETGKYSREDELNCGGCGYDSCRDFAQAMLRGQAEQGMCVSYMRKLAQKKANSLIKAIPAGVVIVDRDLRIVECNRHFVQLLGDEAEQLWEAKPGLEGADLTKLCTFYRYFQDILGVADTIERDIRQGKRIIHGSFFTIEQGQYAGGVFQDITAPWVQRDRIVSQARKVINKNLAVVQKIAFLLGENAAETEATLTSIIASFDSPSHDMPSATPKTMAPQLPGESHA, from the coding sequence ATGGATATATTGAATCCTGTCTATACCGAAAAGGCCGAATGCCAGGATTGCTATAAATGCGTTCGGGAATGCACAGTAAAGGCCATAAAAGTAGAAGGGGGCCGGGCCACAATTATCAAGGACCTCTGTGTCCTCTGTGGGCACTGCGTAGAGGTATGTCCCGTCGGTGCGAAACGGGTCCGAAACGACCTTCCTCGCCTTGAGTATCTGCTCCAGAGCGGCAAACGGGTAATCGCTTCCCTTGCACCTTCCTTTGTTACTGAATTCCCCGAGTACACCCCAGCCCAACTTGTGGCAGCCCTCAAAAAACTCGGTTTCTGGGGGGTCTCAGAAACGGCCCGCGGAGCAGATCTGGTGGCCCGACAGATGGTAACCTTATTGGAACAGACCCAAAGAGAAAAAAACTCTGGAGCCCCACCAATTCTTATTTCCTCTGCCTGTCCAACGGTGGTGGAATACATTCAGAAATACCGTCCTTCCTATGCGCCCTCTATTGCCCGGTGTGATTCTCCTCTTCTGGCCCACTGCCAAGAACTCAAAACCCTCTATGGTGAAGATGTGCTGGTAGCCTTTATTGGTCCCTGTATTTCAAAAAAGGCGGAGGCCGATACGTTTAAGGAACTTCTTGAAATAGCGATAGATTTTACCGATCTCCGACACTGGTTGGAGGAAGAGCATGTTTTCCCCCATCTTTTAGGGAAGGCCCCAGAGGATACCCCCTTTTTACCGGGTTGTGCGGGGCCCGGCCTCCTGTATCCCCAGGAGGGAGGCATGATCGAAGCGATCCTTGCCCACGGCGGAGATCCTGCCATTCATTATATGAGTTTTTGCGGCATGGACGCCATCGATGATGCCCTGGAAGAGCTGGAAAAGGCGCCCCTTTCCCGACCGGTATTTCTGGAACTTTTAGCCTGTCCCGGGGGCTGCATCAATGGACCCCGAACCCGGAACCGCCGGGGAATAGTGCGAAAACGGCTCCTCATATCCTCCTATAGGACAACTCGCCTCGGGAATTCCATTACCGCCGGTGGGAAGTCCCTACCTTTCTCCCTCGAACGCCGGTGGACTATCCCCACCGTAAGCCGACCGGAGTTTTCGGAAGAGGCCATTCAGAGGGCCCTGCGAGAGACGGGCAAATACAGCCGGGAAGATGAACTTAACTGCGGCGGTTGCGGCTACGATTCCTGCCGGGACTTTGCCCAGGCCATGCTTCGGGGTCAGGCCGAACAGGGTATGTGCGTTTCCTACATGAGAAAACTGGCCCAAAAAAAGGCCAATAGCCTTATAAAGGCTATCCCTGCGGGGGTAGTCATCGTTGACAGGGACCTGCGGATTGTCGAGTGCAATCGCCATTTTGTGCAACTTTTAGGGGATGAGGCGGAACAGCTCTGGGAAGCCAAACCGGGTCTCGAAGGGGCAGACCTTACGAAACTCTGCACCTTTTATCGGTACTTCCAGGATATTCTCGGGGTGGCTGACACAATAGAACGGGACATTCGACAGGGGAAGCGGATAATCCACGGGAGCTTTTTCACCATCGAACAGGGACAATACGCGGGGGGAGTTTTTCAGGATATCACGGCCCCCTGGGTACAACGGGATAGAATCGTAAGCCAGGCGAGGAAGGTTATCAACAAGAACCTTGCGGTGGTTCAGAAAATAGCCTTTTTACTGGGAGAGAACGCCGCCGAAACAGAAGCCACCCTTACTTCCATCATTGCGTCCTTTGATAGCCCTAGCCACGATATGCCGAGCGCCACCCCAAAAACAATGGCACCGCAACTCCCGGGGGAAAGCCATGCATAA
- a CDS encoding (2Fe-2S) ferredoxin domain-containing protein, whose protein sequence is MEQKKHTIVICMGSSCFSRGNSLNAELIQRMIEQGTIRAELQDATVQGKLCEGLCKEGPIVIIDGVVYRQVTPTVLQDLLRGSE, encoded by the coding sequence ATGGAACAGAAAAAACATACCATTGTCATCTGTATGGGCAGTTCCTGTTTTTCCCGGGGCAATTCGCTGAACGCAGAACTTATTCAGCGAATGATAGAACAGGGGACCATTCGAGCGGAACTGCAGGATGCAACGGTTCAGGGAAAACTCTGTGAAGGGCTTTGTAAAGAGGGGCCTATCGTGATTATCGATGGGGTTGTGTATCGGCAGGTAACCCCTACCGTCTTACAGGACCTGTTACGAGGCTCAGAATAA
- a CDS encoding PHP domain-containing protein, whose amino-acid sequence MKANLHFHSRFSDGTQWPSEIVQRAYGAGKGRYELLALTDHDTFGGVPEFLKACAAYDIQGIPAVEIDVVDPHINYKSELLAYFPQGHYQQTAQLLHHICQERQAYVRASLLKAQHHFVRKDLRFEHLLSIKQRGRPEVPAEFFSFNKVDLYYYFKNAGVIPADIEYRAFKKAYLDSRLIAGPSYPKPTCTEVIEQVHRDGGFVVLPHIGHEFEDSWEILKKDQKRFLDMLSYFKNLGIDGIELYWYRNGDTKEINSFVEKVAPNFGFFLTYGSDCHGPDSGKDTLLLFSGNFRGWPAPRISA is encoded by the coding sequence ATGAAAGCAAATCTCCACTTTCATTCCCGCTTTTCCGATGGTACCCAGTGGCCTTCCGAAATTGTACAGCGAGCCTATGGGGCAGGCAAAGGTCGCTATGAACTTCTTGCCCTCACCGATCACGACACCTTTGGGGGTGTTCCCGAGTTTCTTAAGGCCTGCGCCGCCTATGACATCCAGGGCATCCCCGCCGTGGAAATCGACGTGGTAGACCCACACATCAATTATAAAAGCGAACTCCTGGCATACTTTCCTCAGGGACACTACCAACAAACGGCACAACTCTTACACCACATCTGTCAGGAACGGCAGGCCTACGTACGGGCATCCCTCCTTAAAGCACAACATCACTTTGTTCGCAAGGATCTTCGCTTTGAACACCTCCTCTCAATAAAACAGCGGGGCCGGCCAGAAGTCCCCGCTGAGTTTTTTTCTTTTAATAAGGTGGATCTCTATTACTATTTTAAGAATGCGGGGGTTATTCCCGCCGACATTGAGTATCGGGCCTTTAAAAAGGCCTATCTTGATTCTCGCTTGATCGCAGGGCCATCCTATCCCAAACCCACGTGCACAGAAGTTATTGAGCAGGTGCACCGAGACGGGGGTTTCGTGGTTCTTCCCCACATAGGCCACGAATTTGAAGATTCCTGGGAAATTCTAAAAAAAGATCAAAAACGCTTTCTTGATATGCTTTCGTATTTTAAAAACCTGGGGATTGATGGGATTGAACTCTATTGGTATCGAAACGGGGACACTAAAGAAATCAATTCCTTTGTAGAAAAAGTCGCCCCCAATTTTGGTTTTTTCCTTACCTATGGGTCGGATTGTCATGGCCCTGATTCAGGGAAAGATACGCTCTTACTTTTTTCGGGCAATTTCCGGGGCTGGCCTGCTCCCCGCATCTCCGCATAG